The Aliivibrio fischeri genome contains a region encoding:
- a CDS encoding (Fe-S)-binding protein has translation MSNKVFMPGCSLPSYSPEGVASIAKYLKEVYPDMGAVQKCCGKPTSAIGQTELFKERYGQLQADFDKLDAQEVIVACQSCYAVIKKSGGNQKPVSLWKLLPQIGLPAELIGKAKNSDVVFTIHDSCSTRYESELQAGIRWILTELGYQIAEPEYTKENTRCCGFGGMVVPANPDVAKRVIQRRVEEFKTGHVVVYCSACRASMMGVGTKAWHILDLMFGPVVMNGDEPPVNVLASPVKSWFNRYKAKSGLIKCMSVD, from the coding sequence ATGAGTAATAAAGTATTTATGCCAGGATGCAGTCTGCCATCCTACTCGCCAGAAGGCGTTGCAAGCATCGCAAAATATCTAAAAGAAGTGTACCCAGATATGGGGGCAGTACAAAAGTGTTGTGGTAAACCAACATCAGCTATCGGTCAAACGGAGCTATTTAAAGAGCGTTACGGTCAACTGCAAGCGGATTTCGATAAGCTTGATGCACAAGAAGTGATCGTGGCTTGTCAAAGTTGTTATGCGGTCATTAAAAAATCAGGCGGTAATCAAAAACCGGTATCACTATGGAAACTGCTACCTCAAATTGGCCTTCCTGCTGAGTTAATTGGTAAAGCGAAAAACAGCGATGTGGTATTCACCATTCATGACTCTTGTTCTACACGTTATGAAAGTGAGCTTCAAGCAGGTATTCGCTGGATCTTAACTGAGCTTGGTTATCAAATTGCAGAACCTGAATACACCAAAGAGAACACACGTTGTTGTGGCTTTGGTGGCATGGTGGTTCCTGCAAACCCTGATGTAGCTAAACGTGTTATTCAACGTCGTGTTGAAGAGTTTAAAACAGGCCACGTTGTTGTGTACTGCTCTGCATGTCGTGCCTCTATGATGGGCGTTGGCACTAAAGCATGGCATATCCTTGATTTAATGTTTGGTCCAGTCGTAATGAATGGTGACGAACCACCAGTCAACGTATTGGCAAGCCCAGTGAAATCATGGTTCAACCGCTATAAAGCAAAATCAGGCCTAATCAAGTGTATGTCTGTTGACTAA
- a CDS encoding PhnD/SsuA/transferrin family substrate-binding protein, producing the protein MKQYDVGVLALRGHYHCNIAWDPTMKWLESQIPNSKFVLHSYNFDGLENAFQNGELDFLLTSPGQATTFARRLPINWLATQKKGHELPFSKAIASSVIVRADSPYHSLQDIEYAKIAAVSEKAFGGFIAFHFEMDKLGYFRSSFFDRIQFTGPPTDNLIRSVENGDIDVAIAPACTLEEMVEEGFIERSQFRVLGQQDHDGFTCAVSTPLYPNWTFAKTDRASNEIGKKVTQALLAMPANAFAAESANNVGWTLPESSLNVDKVYQHFDMHPLQKPWTQQMEDWLHRNPYLALTLIAGLFGLNIYHVLLELRFKRSKKVLRKTLEDLREKSSMLEHAQRIMIVGELGSSLAHEINQPLSAIKNYSHGVKLRIEKGNKSEELLPVMEKIQQQVTAASDIIQRLRDLIHKKPIEKRRFWLGTLVNDTYRLVEHDFQRNNIAIEINSNGEPNMVSADYTGLQQLLLNLLNNAKDACIKIEQVTDPLVVRIELIYLVDQVRIMIIDNGVGIEDETTPLEQAFYTTKKDGLGLGLAICRDVIENHDGMMKYSSVKPRGCCVEVILPYQKG; encoded by the coding sequence ATTAAGCAATATGACGTTGGTGTTTTGGCATTAAGAGGGCATTATCATTGTAATATAGCGTGGGATCCGACAATGAAATGGTTGGAATCACAAATTCCAAACAGTAAATTTGTTCTGCATTCTTACAATTTTGATGGACTAGAAAATGCATTTCAAAATGGAGAGTTAGATTTTTTATTAACCAGTCCAGGGCAAGCCACTACATTTGCAAGACGATTACCTATTAACTGGCTAGCGACTCAGAAGAAAGGGCATGAACTACCTTTTAGTAAAGCCATTGCCTCTTCTGTGATCGTTCGGGCTGATTCGCCATATCACTCTTTACAAGATATTGAGTATGCCAAAATAGCTGCCGTATCAGAAAAAGCTTTTGGCGGCTTTATCGCCTTTCATTTTGAAATGGATAAATTGGGCTATTTCCGTTCTTCCTTTTTTGATCGAATTCAATTTACTGGGCCACCAACAGATAACCTTATTCGCTCCGTTGAAAATGGTGATATTGATGTTGCAATAGCACCAGCTTGTACATTAGAAGAAATGGTCGAAGAAGGGTTCATTGAACGTTCTCAATTTAGAGTGTTAGGTCAACAGGATCATGATGGATTTACTTGCGCTGTCAGTACACCACTTTATCCTAACTGGACATTTGCTAAAACAGATAGAGCATCTAACGAAATAGGTAAAAAAGTCACTCAAGCTCTATTAGCCATGCCTGCTAATGCATTTGCAGCAGAATCAGCAAACAACGTAGGTTGGACACTTCCAGAAAGCAGCTTAAATGTAGATAAGGTGTATCAACATTTTGATATGCACCCATTGCAGAAACCATGGACACAACAAATGGAAGATTGGCTACATCGCAATCCATATTTAGCTTTAACCTTGATTGCTGGGTTGTTTGGTTTAAATATCTACCATGTGTTACTTGAGCTACGTTTTAAGCGCAGTAAAAAAGTGTTGCGTAAAACATTAGAAGATTTGCGAGAGAAAAGCTCCATGCTTGAACACGCACAACGAATTATGATTGTCGGAGAGCTAGGAAGCAGTTTGGCTCATGAGATCAATCAACCTTTGTCGGCGATTAAAAATTACAGCCATGGGGTCAAATTACGCATTGAAAAAGGAAATAAATCCGAAGAGTTGCTTCCTGTTATGGAAAAAATTCAACAGCAGGTCACCGCAGCCAGTGATATTATTCAACGCCTAAGAGATCTCATTCATAAAAAACCGATAGAGAAACGACGTTTCTGGTTAGGCACGCTAGTTAATGATACGTATCGTTTGGTTGAGCATGATTTTCAGCGGAATAACATAGCGATAGAGATTAACAGTAACGGTGAGCCTAATATGGTTTCAGCGGATTATACTGGCTTACAACAATTGTTACTTAATCTATTAAATAATGCTAAAGATGCTTGTATCAAGATAGAACAAGTAACAGATCCACTTGTTGTCAGGATTGAGTTGATATACCTCGTTGATCAAGTACGAATTATGATCATAGATAATGGCGTTGGTATTGAAGATGAAACGACACCGTTAGAGCAGGCATTCTATACAACCAAAAAAGATGGGTTGGGGCTTGGTTTAGCGATTTGTCGTGATGTGATTGAAAATCATGATGGAATGATGAAATACAGCTCAGTCAAACCAAGAGGCTGCTGTGTTGAGGTAATTTTACCTTATCAAAAGGGATAA
- a CDS encoding response regulator gives MSKGHIDISNSNVYVVDDELSVRESLVFMLEGYGLSVSEFCSGRAFLDSVDVSTPGCAILDSRMPELRGQDVHELLKQQNSPLSIIFLTGHGDIPMAVDALKAGAADFFQKPVDGEELFIAIKNGLAASEKRYKSQDAHRSYLSLTAREQEVLKLIVQGMKNQQMADAMCVSLRTIEVHRSNLMKKLDVNSVVDLIMRYGNSISN, from the coding sequence ATGAGTAAAGGACATATCGACATAAGTAATTCAAATGTTTATGTGGTTGATGATGAGCTCTCAGTTCGAGAATCATTGGTTTTCATGCTGGAAGGATACGGTTTGTCTGTTTCTGAATTTTGCAGTGGACGAGCGTTTTTAGATTCCGTTGATGTATCAACGCCGGGGTGTGCAATTCTAGACAGCCGGATGCCTGAGCTGAGAGGTCAAGACGTACATGAATTATTGAAGCAGCAAAACAGCCCTTTAAGTATTATTTTCTTAACCGGCCATGGAGATATCCCCATGGCGGTTGATGCACTTAAAGCGGGAGCTGCTGATTTTTTTCAAAAGCCAGTGGATGGTGAAGAGCTGTTTATCGCAATTAAAAATGGATTAGCCGCATCTGAAAAGCGTTATAAAAGCCAAGATGCACATCGCTCTTATCTTTCTTTAACGGCCAGAGAGCAAGAAGTACTTAAATTGATTGTTCAAGGAATGAAAAACCAACAAATGGCTGATGCAATGTGTGTTTCTTTACGAACCATTGAAGTTCATCGTTCAAATTTAATGAAAAAACTGGACGTAAATAGCGTGGTGGATTTGATCATGCGCTATGGAAATAGCATTAGTAATTAG
- a CDS encoding LysR family transcriptional regulator — protein sequence MLQFDYNLLNTLEVLLEEQSVTSAASRLHLSQSAVSKQLAKLREVFDDPLFERTPYGLRATPRAKQLAPELRQVLQQLELFTRPNNFEPEKSNRTFDIHMVEPAYSLTYPHFMPALLKQAPQINVHAKTWRRDSLDQLLRCEIDLAISCWEWDTRSKWHVNNIPSELNYIELARDHSVCLVREGHPLFDEEWGLETFLKYRHLQVVFGGIEQWLLDDILNLQHLKRDIAVNLTDFHSAMELCENSDLILCAPSKYIDNMLKGSPLKKLPAPISMEPGCYVLMWHKHFEFDHSHRWLRELIIDKVSKEYLVK from the coding sequence GTGTTGCAATTTGATTATAATTTATTGAATACGCTTGAGGTTTTATTAGAAGAACAAAGTGTTACATCTGCAGCTTCAAGACTGCATTTAAGTCAGTCAGCTGTGAGTAAGCAATTAGCAAAGTTACGTGAAGTCTTTGATGATCCTTTGTTTGAGCGAACGCCTTATGGATTAAGAGCAACACCTAGAGCGAAGCAATTAGCCCCTGAACTGCGCCAAGTATTGCAACAACTTGAGTTATTTACACGACCAAATAATTTTGAGCCAGAGAAGAGTAACCGAACGTTTGATATTCATATGGTAGAGCCTGCGTATTCTCTGACTTATCCTCATTTTATGCCCGCTTTATTAAAGCAAGCTCCCCAAATAAATGTGCATGCAAAAACATGGCGACGTGACAGTTTAGATCAATTATTACGTTGTGAGATTGATTTGGCGATCAGTTGTTGGGAGTGGGATACACGTTCAAAATGGCACGTGAACAACATTCCTTCAGAGTTGAATTATATTGAGTTAGCGAGAGATCACTCAGTGTGTTTGGTTCGTGAAGGCCATCCTCTATTTGATGAGGAATGGGGACTCGAAACCTTCTTAAAATACCGTCACTTACAAGTGGTTTTTGGCGGGATTGAACAATGGCTTTTGGACGATATCTTAAACTTGCAGCATTTAAAAAGAGATATCGCAGTGAATTTAACGGATTTCCATTCAGCGATGGAGCTATGTGAGAACAGTGATTTGATTTTGTGTGCTCCTTCAAAGTACATAGACAATATGCTTAAAGGTTCACCATTAAAAAAATTACCAGCACCAATCTCAATGGAGCCGGGTTGTTATGTGTTAATGTGGCATAAACACTTTGAATTTGACCATTCACATCGTTGGCTCAGAGAGCTAATTATTGATAAAGTGTCCAAGGAATATTTGGTCAAATAA
- a CDS encoding TVP38/TMEM64 family protein has protein sequence MKFVKIALIIAVIALVLFAAKQTGVLEIITDIKSLQEWIAGFGAWGYIVFVAAFVFACVFLLPGSAFTIVAGIVFGPIKGGVLALFSATLGAVVAFIVARFLLRNTIMKKFGDNPIFKKIDDGVAKNGTSFLILTRLVPVFPFSLQNYAYGLTGLNLSTYALVSLITMAPGAFIFAYMAGDIATNGVSAMLLVKFAVAGLILFGMSLIPKYIAKKKGINMEELAK, from the coding sequence ATGAAATTCGTAAAAATTGCTCTTATCATTGCTGTTATTGCATTGGTATTGTTTGCAGCTAAACAAACAGGCGTACTTGAAATCATTACTGATATTAAGAGCCTTCAAGAATGGATCGCGGGCTTTGGAGCTTGGGGTTATATCGTATTTGTCGCAGCATTCGTGTTTGCTTGTGTATTTTTATTACCAGGCAGCGCCTTCACAATTGTAGCTGGCATCGTATTTGGTCCTATCAAAGGTGGTGTTTTAGCACTATTTTCAGCGACATTAGGTGCAGTTGTGGCATTTATCGTTGCACGTTTCTTACTTCGCAATACCATCATGAAAAAGTTTGGTGATAACCCAATCTTTAAAAAAATCGATGACGGTGTAGCAAAGAACGGAACAAGCTTCTTAATCCTAACTCGCTTAGTGCCTGTATTCCCATTTAGTTTACAAAACTATGCCTACGGTTTAACGGGTTTAAACCTAAGCACTTACGCTCTAGTTTCTTTAATTACCATGGCTCCTGGTGCATTCATTTTTGCTTACATGGCTGGTGATATTGCGACAAACGGCGTATCTGCAATGTTATTAGTTAAATTTGCGGTTGCGGGTCTGATCCTATTTGGCATGTCTCTAATTCCAAAATACATTGCGAAGAAGAAAGGCATCAATATGGAAGAGTTAGCAAAATAA
- a CDS encoding rhodanese-like domain-containing protein, with the protein MKKSTIAIGVLAAAVAIGYPTYKSMFSAPAFEISKQHLTEKFSHYAHPEHFIAAQDLKEMMDNGDNVVVIGALNPMKPDAPIEGSFTMWRDGYSAKEGTYEFDGMSNTTEEMEKILSSYGATPESTIVVYAATSHHDAARLFWQIEALGHSDIRYLDGGLNAWVGADLPTGNANPSVAQSDYQASQPAHKHTALATLDMVIEAQNNDEWVIIDTRGNDEFNGTTTVGGAFGPGTIPKSVHINWTKAVNEDTTLKSAEELQALYGDIIKGKKVIAYCQSGVRSAHTTMILQNVLGAEEVYNYDGSWIEYSHAHYEEKQPNVTVINGQI; encoded by the coding sequence ATGAAAAAATCAACAATTGCCATCGGCGTTTTAGCCGCTGCGGTCGCAATAGGGTACCCAACTTACAAATCCATGTTTTCAGCTCCCGCTTTTGAGATCAGTAAACAACACCTAACTGAAAAATTCTCTCATTACGCTCATCCTGAGCACTTTATCGCAGCTCAAGATCTAAAAGAGATGATGGATAACGGTGATAATGTTGTGGTTATTGGTGCATTAAATCCAATGAAACCTGACGCTCCTATCGAAGGCTCTTTTACCATGTGGCGTGATGGTTACTCGGCAAAAGAAGGCACTTATGAGTTCGATGGCATGAGTAACACAACCGAAGAGATGGAAAAAATTCTAAGCTCTTATGGTGCAACACCTGAATCAACTATCGTTGTTTATGCAGCAACATCACACCACGATGCTGCTCGTCTATTTTGGCAAATTGAAGCACTAGGCCACAGCGATATTCGCTACCTAGATGGCGGCTTAAACGCTTGGGTTGGTGCTGATTTACCAACAGGCAATGCAAATCCATCGGTTGCTCAAAGTGATTATCAAGCATCACAACCTGCACATAAACACACTGCTCTTGCTACGTTAGATATGGTGATTGAAGCTCAAAACAATGATGAGTGGGTAATCATTGATACGCGTGGTAACGACGAATTTAATGGCACAACAACAGTTGGTGGCGCATTTGGACCAGGAACGATTCCAAAAAGCGTACACATTAACTGGACTAAAGCAGTAAACGAAGACACCACACTGAAATCAGCGGAAGAATTACAAGCGCTATACGGCGACATTATTAAAGGCAAAAAAGTCATTGCCTACTGTCAATCAGGCGTTCGCTCTGCACATACAACCATGATTCTACAAAACGTACTTGGTGCAGAAGAAGTTTACAACTATGACGGCTCATGGATTGAGTACAGCCACGCTCACTATGAAGAAAAACAGCCGAACGTTACCGTTATCAACGGCCAAATCTAA
- a CDS encoding FAD-dependent oxidoreductase, whose translation MSNVIFSQKLYDTAQMVVDGCMGDADPACQTACPMHTDVKQYVRLAGEGNYQEALDLIRGKLFLPQTLGRICAHPCEAACRRNTEYNQPISVAGIKRFVAEKMDKQSNWDLTVANDSGKKIAIVGAGPAGAQAAIELRRSGHQVTIYEKLNVYGGMMRVGIPEYRLPRDVIDFEYGYLDMLGIETKFGVEIGKDISFNELRLSHDAIVLAHGAHVGSIIPLPGHKAQGVFSAVEYLKEVSETRDFPRAGKRIIVIGGGDVAMDCARSSWRIGADEVHQCSLEEMAKLPASQIEIDESLEEGVLFNAGWGPISIEETDGKVTGIVLKKVISIFDENGNFSPSYSDETCTIAVDTVIFATGQVVADITDGALEQTRGGRYVVDKDTLASSVDGVYVAGDACGGNIVVEAMALGHKAALSIERQFAKRPLTENRDFEKEYNYPSRLDIPLPKGTTDTPRLHGQLRDAEERKQDFKQVDLGFSEEQIKQEASRCLQCTCKLCMNECVMMNDFGDCPKTLFSDFINNKTMDPLLAYSCNACDQCTIVCPKDYPMKEMFLSARVDFVNANGGNSPIPGHKAINMHQKLGFSKFFTMAKRTVASK comes from the coding sequence ATGAGCAATGTAATTTTTAGTCAAAAACTCTACGATACCGCCCAAATGGTCGTAGATGGCTGCATGGGTGATGCCGACCCAGCATGTCAAACTGCATGTCCAATGCACACGGATGTGAAACAATATGTACGCTTAGCGGGTGAAGGTAACTACCAAGAAGCCTTAGATCTGATCCGCGGCAAACTTTTCTTACCTCAAACTCTTGGCCGTATTTGTGCTCATCCATGTGAAGCAGCATGTCGTCGTAATACTGAGTATAACCAACCAATCAGTGTTGCAGGGATCAAACGCTTTGTTGCCGAAAAAATGGATAAACAAAGCAATTGGGATCTCACCGTTGCCAATGACAGCGGTAAAAAAATCGCTATCGTTGGCGCAGGCCCTGCTGGTGCACAAGCAGCGATTGAGCTTCGCCGTAGCGGTCACCAAGTGACGATCTATGAAAAGCTGAATGTTTACGGTGGCATGATGCGTGTGGGTATTCCTGAATACCGTTTACCGCGTGATGTTATCGATTTTGAATACGGCTATTTAGACATGTTAGGCATTGAAACGAAATTCGGAGTAGAGATAGGTAAAGACATCTCTTTCAATGAACTTCGTCTTTCTCATGACGCTATTGTTTTAGCTCACGGTGCTCATGTTGGTTCAATCATTCCGCTTCCAGGTCACAAAGCACAAGGCGTATTCTCTGCGGTTGAGTATCTAAAAGAAGTATCAGAAACTCGTGATTTCCCTCGTGCAGGTAAGCGAATCATAGTCATTGGCGGCGGAGACGTTGCTATGGACTGTGCTCGTTCATCATGGCGCATCGGTGCAGATGAAGTACACCAATGTTCATTAGAAGAAATGGCGAAACTGCCTGCAAGCCAAATTGAAATTGATGAATCTCTAGAAGAAGGCGTGTTATTTAATGCTGGCTGGGGACCGATTTCAATTGAAGAAACAGACGGAAAAGTAACTGGAATCGTACTTAAAAAAGTCATTTCTATTTTTGATGAAAATGGCAACTTTTCACCAAGTTACTCGGATGAAACCTGTACGATCGCTGTAGATACCGTTATTTTCGCAACAGGACAAGTAGTAGCAGACATTACTGATGGTGCTCTTGAACAAACTCGTGGCGGCCGTTACGTGGTTGATAAAGATACCCTAGCGTCTTCCGTTGACGGTGTTTACGTTGCTGGTGATGCCTGTGGCGGTAACATTGTTGTTGAGGCAATGGCACTAGGTCATAAAGCGGCACTGAGTATTGAGCGTCAATTCGCTAAGCGTCCTCTTACTGAAAATCGTGATTTTGAGAAAGAGTACAACTACCCTTCTCGTCTTGATATTCCGCTTCCAAAAGGCACGACCGATACACCTCGCCTACATGGTCAATTACGTGATGCTGAAGAACGTAAGCAAGATTTTAAACAAGTTGATCTTGGTTTTTCAGAAGAACAAATCAAGCAAGAAGCGTCTCGCTGTCTGCAATGTACTTGTAAATTGTGCATGAATGAATGTGTGATGATGAATGACTTTGGCGATTGCCCTAAAACCTTGTTTAGTGATTTCATTAATAACAAAACCATGGATCCCCTACTGGCTTATTCATGTAATGCCTGTGACCAATGTACGATTGTTTGTCCTAAAGACTACCCAATGAAAGAAATGTTCTTAAGTGCTCGTGTGGATTTTGTTAATGCCAATGGCGGTAACTCTCCAATTCCGGGACACAAAGCAATCAATATGCACCAGAAGCTTGGCTTCTCTAAATTCTTCACTATGGCTAAACGTACGGTGGCTTCAAAATGA
- a CDS encoding thiamine ABC transporter permease yields the protein MLRALYLIIIAVCILPTLPGLLGVAVSALGYIPPLGMHHFSLDGFALVFSWEGVWRSIGLTIYSAITSSYLACLITFAVLQATWGSRFWRKVELSLSPLLATPHVAFAIGFAFLFAPTGMGVRALHGLFGYDASPQDINDLAFLIKDPHALGLIVMLALKEVPFLLLMSISILTQLKIDQIEKVSASLGYSKAQMWWKCVFPQWLAKLRFPMLAVIAYSLSVVDVALIIGPTNPPTFAVLVWQWFTEPDLNLLPRAAAGAVVLFAIASLLIAFARLVEWTITKGIKCWQYSGRSGISLPGKSLFLLIISLTVLMVPLMIIWSFAQRWRFPDLLPSRYSERFWQLEWDSILSTINQSLSIAIITASIALVLAVLAHEYRIKYKWQVPGYIIAIPMLIPQLSILFGLQVVTLYLSSDSYFFWVCWAHVFFAFPFVYLSLDGPWKSFDTGLTRVALSLGKSPLQAWWKVKMPILLPAIVFAWAVGISVSLAQYLPTLMLGAGRISTITTEAVALSSGFDRRVTAIYAIWQALLPLFFFTFAIMISRLPIKCRRISI from the coding sequence ATGTTACGAGCTCTATATCTTATTATTATTGCAGTCTGTATTCTGCCTACACTTCCCGGGTTACTGGGAGTTGCAGTGTCTGCTCTGGGCTATATTCCACCTCTTGGTATGCATCACTTTTCCTTAGATGGTTTTGCATTGGTTTTTTCTTGGGAGGGAGTATGGCGCTCTATCGGGCTCACAATATATTCAGCCATAACCAGCAGCTATTTAGCGTGTTTGATCACCTTTGCTGTTTTACAAGCCACATGGGGAAGTAGATTTTGGCGAAAAGTAGAATTATCACTATCGCCTTTATTAGCTACACCCCATGTAGCCTTTGCAATTGGTTTTGCTTTTTTATTTGCACCAACAGGAATGGGAGTTCGCGCTCTTCACGGTCTATTTGGTTACGATGCCTCACCTCAAGACATTAATGACCTCGCATTCTTAATCAAAGACCCGCATGCGCTTGGTTTAATTGTGATGCTGGCATTAAAAGAAGTGCCGTTCTTATTGCTAATGAGCATCTCAATTCTTACCCAACTTAAAATTGATCAAATAGAGAAGGTCAGTGCCTCTTTAGGTTATAGCAAAGCACAAATGTGGTGGAAATGCGTGTTTCCACAATGGTTAGCAAAACTACGCTTCCCAATGCTTGCTGTCATTGCATATAGCTTATCCGTTGTTGATGTCGCCTTAATTATTGGGCCAACCAACCCACCGACTTTTGCGGTTTTAGTTTGGCAGTGGTTTACAGAGCCCGATCTAAATTTACTGCCTCGTGCAGCGGCCGGAGCTGTTGTACTTTTTGCTATTGCTTCTCTATTAATCGCTTTTGCTCGCTTGGTGGAATGGACAATAACAAAAGGCATTAAATGCTGGCAATACTCAGGTCGTAGCGGTATTTCTCTTCCTGGCAAATCCCTTTTCTTACTCATCATCTCGCTCACGGTATTAATGGTGCCACTAATGATTATCTGGAGTTTTGCACAACGTTGGCGATTCCCAGATTTATTACCTAGTCGTTATAGTGAACGATTTTGGCAATTAGAATGGGACAGCATTTTGAGCACCATAAATCAGAGTCTTTCCATTGCCATCATTACCGCTTCTATTGCGTTAGTGCTTGCGGTGTTAGCTCATGAATACCGCATTAAATACAAATGGCAAGTTCCGGGATATATCATTGCAATTCCAATGCTTATCCCTCAACTTTCTATATTATTTGGCTTGCAAGTAGTTACGCTTTATTTAAGCAGTGATTCCTATTTTTTCTGGGTATGTTGGGCGCATGTTTTCTTTGCTTTCCCATTTGTTTATTTATCACTTGATGGTCCTTGGAAAAGCTTTGATACCGGTCTTACTCGTGTTGCTTTGAGCCTAGGAAAATCACCGCTACAAGCTTGGTGGAAAGTAAAAATGCCTATTTTATTGCCTGCTATTGTTTTTGCATGGGCGGTTGGGATCAGCGTGAGCTTAGCGCAATATCTTCCGACATTAATGCTCGGTGCCGGCAGAATTAGCACAATTACAACTGAAGCGGTTGCGCTTTCAAGCGGTTTTGATCGTAGAGTGACTGCGATATACGCAATTTGGCAGGCTTTACTACCGTTATTTTTCTTTACCTTTGCGATTATGATCAGCCGTTTGCCGATAAAATGTCGCCGTATTTCTATTTAA
- a CDS encoding NAD-dependent epimerase/dehydratase family protein, producing the protein MFDSASIIIAGSTGLIGHHLLNFSLKNESVNRVYSLSRRSLDETSSKLVQMVSDDLSIDKNQLEEQTPDIGFITLGTTIKKAGSKAALKAIDTDLVVSVAQSMREVGVRHIYVVSCIGASSSAFSHYLKCKGEMEDSITLLGFSSTTFMQPGPLSGDRSETRKDEVLLQGLMGIINPLMKGCLLNYKPIEGEVVAECMLDLALQNDNAVGVHRYRSKAMFEMKS; encoded by the coding sequence ATGTTTGATTCAGCATCGATCATAATCGCAGGTTCAACAGGATTGATTGGCCACCATTTATTGAATTTTTCACTAAAAAATGAATCCGTTAATCGAGTTTATAGCCTATCTCGCCGCTCACTTGATGAAACGAGTTCAAAATTAGTTCAAATGGTGAGTGATGACTTATCAATAGATAAAAACCAGCTAGAAGAGCAGACTCCTGATATTGGTTTTATTACATTAGGTACTACAATCAAAAAGGCTGGCAGTAAAGCCGCACTAAAAGCGATAGATACTGATCTTGTTGTTTCTGTTGCTCAATCAATGCGAGAAGTGGGTGTACGACACATTTATGTGGTTTCGTGTATTGGTGCGTCTTCTTCTGCATTCTCGCACTATTTAAAGTGTAAGGGAGAGATGGAAGACAGTATTACGTTATTAGGCTTCTCTAGTACGACCTTTATGCAGCCAGGACCACTATCGGGTGACCGAAGTGAAACTAGAAAAGATGAAGTCTTATTGCAAGGCTTAATGGGCATTATTAATCCATTAATGAAGGGGTGTCTATTAAACTATAAGCCAATTGAAGGTGAAGTAGTTGCTGAATGTATGCTTGATCTTGCATTACAAAATGATAATGCTGTTGGGGTTCATCGGTATCGTTCAAAAGCGATGTTTGAAATGAAATCATGA